Genomic segment of Mucilaginibacter sabulilitoris:
AGGCAAAACGGGGTTGAAAAATCAGTTTTTCAACCCCGTTTTTTGTATCTTGAAGTGTCAAAAGAAAGCCACTACAAGATGCTCGTTCAACAACAAAAGATCCATTTTAGCGCGTTTTCGGGCTTATATGACCTGATCGTTCCTAAAGACAATCTTCTGCGGAAGATCAATGACCTGGTAGATTTTACCTTTATCTATGATGAACTGATCAGCAAATACAGCATTACTAACGGCCGGGCAGCAGAAAGCCCTGTACGGATGTTCAAGTATCTGTTGTTGAAAACGGTTTATACGGTTTCAGACGTTGATGTGGTTGAGCGTTCGCAGTATGATATGTCTTTCAAATATTTCCTTGATATGTCGCCTGAAGAAGAAGTTATTGATCCCAGTTCATTAACAAAGTTCAGAAAGCTGCGGCTAAAGGATAATGATCTGTTAAACCTGCTCATTGGTAAAACGGTCGCTATCGCTATTGAAAAAGGGGTCATCCGGTCCAGATCCATCATTGTTGATGCTACGCATTCCCTGTCACGGTCAAACCCATATTCAGCATTGGAAGTATTGCGGGAACGCTCGAAACTGCTCCGCAAAGCGGTATATGCTATCGATGAAGACATGAAGGCCGGTATGCCTGAAAAGAACACAACTGACGAACTGGAAAAGGAACTGGCTTATTGCAGCGCGCTGGAAAAGCACATCGAAGCTGATCAAACGTTAAGCCAGATACCTGCGGTGAAGGAAAAGCTGAACCTGCTGAAGGAAACGGTAGCGGATACGCAGGATCATTATACATTATCTAAAGACAGGGATGCCAAAACAGGGCATAAATCAGCTGACAACTCATTCTTTGGTTACAAGACCCATCTGGCGATGACCGAAGAACGCATCATTACCGCTGCGGTAGTAACATCAGGTGAAAAAGGTGATGGGCCGGAACTTCCCAAGCTTCTGGAGATCAGTCAGAACAACGGCATTGAAGTAGAAAGGATCATCGGCGATTCGGCTTATTCAGGAAAAGAGAACCTTGCGTTAATGAACGGACAGGATATTAAGGTGGTAGCCAAACTAAACCCAACCATTACCCAGGGGTTTAGAAAAGAAGAAGATAAGTTCAATTATAACAAAGACGCTGATATGTTCGTTTGCCCTGCAGGGCATTTGTCCATACGAAAATCAAGACAGGGAAAAAAGAACGTTGGAACAAATCAGACAGACACGTATTACTTTGATGTTGAAAAATGCAAAATCTGCCCATTTAGGGAGGGTTGCTACAAACCTGGGGCAAAAACCAAGACCTATTCTGTAAGCATAAAGTCAGACCTGCACCAACAACAGATGGCTTTTCAGGAAACGACACAATATAAGGAAAGCATCAAACACAGGTATAAGATCGAAGCCAAAAACAGTGAACTAAAAAACGTTCATGGTTATGACCGGGCGATAGCTTATGGTATCGAAAACATGCAGATGCAGGGCGCATTGGCCATCTTTACTGTCAATCTGAAAAGGATCATCAAACTGATCGCCTAAAAAACAATAAAAAGAGGTATTTAGCCGTTTTTTGCACTCCCCAAACTCCTATAGGCCCGTATTATCCACATTAAATCACCCACACAAAAGCAATCAGAACAAAAAAGCGACCAAGTAAAAGTTGCCTTTTCTCTTGATCGCTTTTCGTAATTCGTTTTATTGCACTACTTTTTCAGTGCCCTCCAAAAAATGAACACCTTTGCAAAGGTCAGCTTTCGCCGTAAAACGACAAAGATGTCTGCAAACGTCGACGGCTTGCCAAATACCATCATTGTTACTGCCAAAACCAGTCTGATAGACCGGCTAAAGGCAAAACTATGTGAATATTGCGGCGCAACGAATGATCTGGAAATGCATCATGTCAGGAAACTTAAGGACCTGAAAGGACGACAACCATGGGAAAAACTGATGATCGCACGAAGAAGAAAGACCCTTGCGGTCTGCCATTCCTGTCATCAAAAGATACACCACGGAAAAATGGACTGAAGATACTGTGGAAAGCCGTATGCGCTGAGAGGTGCACGTACGGTTTGGAGGAAAGCTCTCGGAAACCTATTTTAGTAATAAAACAAGGCGCCGGGGGCTCATCCTACGATTGAAACAAGAGGCATTGGCTATCGCGCTTGGTGAGGAATGGAGTCAGAAAAAAGTATCGTTGCTTGAACAAAAAGAAGTCATTGAGGAAAATCTCTTAAATCAGGTTGCTGAAATACTAAAGGTACCAGTAGAAGCAATTAAGAACTTCAGTGAGGATAGTGTCCTCAATATCATATCGAATACTTTTACAAGTACAGACACTTCGACTTTAAACGCCATAAATTATCAACCGACCTTTCATCCATTAGATAAAGTAATAGAGTTGTTTGAGGAAAATAAAAGGCTTTACGAACAACTTTTAGCGAGCGAACGAGAAAAGGTAGAAATACTGAAAAGTAAAGGTTAAAATCAATAGGGTATTTTTTAACAATACAAATCGTTCAAAGCTTTAGCAGATCAAACTGTTATTTCATGCGTAACCAATTTTGAACGCCATGAAAGTAACTATCAGAAAACATGCTCTTACAAGGGGGCGTCACCGCCTGTTTTTGGACTACTACCAGCTAATCCTAAACCCAAAAACAAAAAGCAGACTGGCTACGAGAACCTTTAACTCTTCGTATTCGACCATCCGGAAACTCCCGCGGAAAGAAATCTACCTTAAGTGGAAATCGAACCATAAAAATAGGACTTAAACCCTCCGTAATTCAAAAAACAGACCAAATTTAGAAACGGTATAAAATTAAAATAGTAAAAGTCGAACCACTTTTTACTG
This window contains:
- a CDS encoding transcriptional regulator; this translates as MKQEALAIALGEEWSQKKVSLLEQKEVIEENLLNQVAEILKVPVEAIKNFSEDSVLNIISNTFTSTDTSTLNAINYQPTFHPLDKVIELFEENKRLYEQLLASEREKVEILKSKG
- a CDS encoding IS1182 family transposase; this translates as MLVQQQKIHFSAFSGLYDLIVPKDNLLRKINDLVDFTFIYDELISKYSITNGRAAESPVRMFKYLLLKTVYTVSDVDVVERSQYDMSFKYFLDMSPEEEVIDPSSLTKFRKLRLKDNDLLNLLIGKTVAIAIEKGVIRSRSIIVDATHSLSRSNPYSALEVLRERSKLLRKAVYAIDEDMKAGMPEKNTTDELEKELAYCSALEKHIEADQTLSQIPAVKEKLNLLKETVADTQDHYTLSKDRDAKTGHKSADNSFFGYKTHLAMTEERIITAAVVTSGEKGDGPELPKLLEISQNNGIEVERIIGDSAYSGKENLALMNGQDIKVVAKLNPTITQGFRKEEDKFNYNKDADMFVCPAGHLSIRKSRQGKKNVGTNQTDTYYFDVEKCKICPFREGCYKPGAKTKTYSVSIKSDLHQQQMAFQETTQYKESIKHRYKIEAKNSELKNVHGYDRAIAYGIENMQMQGALAIFTVNLKRIIKLIA
- a CDS encoding HNH endonuclease, whose translation is MSANVDGLPNTIIVTAKTSLIDRLKAKLCEYCGATNDLEMHHVRKLKDLKGRQPWEKLMIARRRKTLAVCHSCHQKIHHGKMD